ctAACAAAACACATGATCTAAAAtgttctagaatgttctactAGTGATTACTATAGTACTTGTGGTTTACCACATGATTAGCAATGTCCTGCAGCGAGACCGTGTCCTCACACTCCGCTTTGCAGGGTCGCCTGATTCTGGGAATTGCTCCACTCTGTATTGCACTCTATCTAGATTGTACTCACCTTGTGTCAGTTtgctctagctgtgtagtttggcaaaaaCGGGGATCGGTACGTTCTGACGAAAATCGAAAAATTCGGTAGTTTTTTCAAGTTATCACTGCTCGGACTGGAAGCGACTTGGcctatccaagttttcgctggataataggcccatggccatctgttagtgtgtgtaattagttgAATCAGTCttattttgtttgtgcgttacacgcccttttacctgacgcactttgatgtctgacggagttcggcgacttactctagctaaaataattattgtcgtgCCATGTTTACTTGCATAAAATGTATGCATCTTATtgtattcctgaagtagtttaAATACTGAAACCTTATGATCCAGGAAGTGAATccagaaaataataatagttaaGTAGAGGTCTAACTACATTTAGATTTATTTGAGTCAGTAACAAGAAGCTACAAAAATACATGGAGATCATCAATctgttatttattgtactgGTAACACTGACAATATTTTCGGGGACTCAAAGTAAGTAGATTAATATCTATACCTATAATAGCACACTTTATAGATCTGTGCTTGTTGGACAGTCTGTaaatttatataatttataggctGTTCTCATGGAGATATTCGACTGGAAAGTAGTGATGCTCTACTGACTGATAGTAGTGGTGCTGTACAAGTTTGCTATAGAAACGTGTGGAAAAGTATCTGTAGACACAATGGATGGTCAAGTGAAGAGGTGAATGTAGTCTGTAATCAGCTTGGATACAGCAACCATAGTATGTGCTTAAATTGATGTATCCTTGAGTGAAAACTGtgcatttttattattatatataggtgctAAACATTCGTATAAATGCCTTCCACCTAATGAAAATGGATACTTCAGAAATGTGAACTGTCTTGGCACCGAACACAACTTCTTGAATGTGGCTACGTGAATAACCCTAGTACATGTAACCAAGGTGGAGGTTGCAGTGGTTTGAGGAGAGATGCCACTGTGAGCTGCTTACTAGGTAATCTCATAAAAAATAGGTTCCAATTGTCAATTTACACCGTGTAGCAAACTGCAGTAATGGTGAAGTGCGTCTGGTGAACTCGAGAGTGGAGTCTTGTCTCAATGATCGGTGGGGAGGAGTATGCAGTGTAGGGTGGACAGAAGCAATGGCAGGTCTCCTTTGCTCCAAACTAGGATTCTTTAATGGTAAGAATAGTTACAATCATTATTCACATGCGCTGCATGTGTTGCatgtttactgcatgcaacTTTACAGTGGCTGTGATGACAACGCTTGACCCACAAGCATCTTCACAACTGGAGTGCACAGTATCCGACAACGAGAATGTCAGCTGTACTGCTACGAGTGATTGTGACATGGAATTGGGAGTGATGTGTCTAGAGCAAGATTTTGTTACCcgactagctatagctatagtggaCCAAAAAGATACTACGAACTGTGAAACAATGTCAACTAGTACGAAAGTTAGTGATCATTCGGAAAGTCAGTCAACAGTGCCGACAACTGAGAACGTTTCTCAAGGAAGTAGTCAAAACGGTACCATTGCATCTAGTGCCACAAGCGAAGTAGAACAACCCTCTAGCGAAATGTTGGGAAGCTGTCCTATTGCCTCCTTGGGAGGAGTGATTGGTCTTCTGGTGGTTGTGCTCCTAGGACTTGCTATTGGATTGACTGTAACTTGCTGTGTGTTGTGGAAACGCAGGTCACAGAAACAGCACGCTGAGTGAGTTcattgagcataattatgtttccatTGAGTGCATTGTTGTTTCATGAATGTTTGTTGACAAAAGTGCCAGAGGAATAATTTTATTTGAAAGCACTATTTAGCATGTTTTCTttaaggcataattattgtatacattGTCCACTTTCAGTTCTAATAATAAGtattattgctttttaataagtgctgacatcagcgttttacattcaaattgcacaggaagcgactcatcaccaagtgtgcagatatttttccatatcgcacacccggaagtattattgcacacttgttattgcacactaggaagtgattcttatttggaataaaacgttttcagcaagtgagagaacaagaaaaacatagtttacacacttataatcatgttgcaatgtttatcagtctcttttcctgttttctgatgctctgtatcacttctgtgctctttttacagtgaagctgagggtcaggaggttgtcagtgttcatatctaatgcatcaaacaggcatcaATGTTGGAAGTGGGTGCTTTGAGCagagtattgcacatgtagaagtgtactgcactaccatataagcctgttcaggcttgtataaagtcgttttggcttcaaaaacggttgtcacacttttcttcagttatagcggtgcatgtttcctcttctgctacactggagcatgatagaaagcaagcacatgctgtttattcttcagaactatccatttcaaaacgggttgctggttgtcaacgtttttcttgtctttttttcttgtctgctctctacaaaatctttaagtagccttctgcaagctctcttggtgttctagagtcttatttctttgtctttctagctgttttctttctcttaaactcgtcttcaactgggagaactcaattttgttgctacgcgttcttctggttgataaagcaaccgcatgttgcgcatgcgcagattcaacctgcattttggttgccaagcaataaatgcattatcccatggatactgatgattatcactcgtccgtgcctagtaactgtcactcgtgccttgcaggcactcgtgcagttactggcacagactcgtgataatcttcagtatccataggataatatcatatgAACACGTGGCTGTTCAATGCAGGTACAATACTTCTCAAAGACAAGAGTTCTCAACAATTCAACGACAACTGAACAACCCAGTATACGATACAAGCATGGAACCACACAATGCATACAGCTCCAGTGGACCCACTTATGAACAAGTTGCCAATGGCAATCAACaagaccacacctactcaATACTTGAGCGCGATGAGAACACGAATCGTCGCTCAAATCAGCTCAATCCTATAGACGAGGAGCAGAACTACTATGTGGTGGAGAGTGgaaggtgtgagggtgtggagggggcgggctGTGATGGTGTGTACAATGAGGCTAGTAACTATGAAGTGCCAATGTCAAGCAAAACGGACAGCAAGGTGTGGCTGTGTGAAGAGGAGTACTCCACACTCAAGCATTGAGAAAACTGAATATTGTGTACTATATTTTATACTGCATCATGTGACTGTCTTATAGAGACCTTGCAATTCGTGTGTGTCTATTTTTTCTTattaaaatcagtgttttaGTTAGATATTAGTGACTCAGAATTTCTATTCTCTCCTTTGATTATACTTTATTACAGTCTCAATGATGTGAGGTAACTACTAATGTGAGTTGTGGTTTGAGTGATGTAATGTGTGTCCAAATAAATCTTATTAGTTCTGATTCTCAATCAACATATAAAATGTACAGTCTAAATGGAATTCAGTTCCTAGGTACTATGAGATTAGCGCACATATACACAGTTATAATTTAGTAGCCCTGGTAGATCACCTGATTTCCTGCATGCCCTTCTCCACTCCATTAACACAGACCTGAAACACTCCAGGCAGTTACCCAGTCCTCTGGTCCACTCTGCATATATATACGGACATCACCATGGATACAAGCCGTACCTATACAATGGTAGCAAAATGTAATCGAGCTTTTGGATTATGTACAACAGTTTTTTGACTGAAAAAAAGCGTTTTACAATAAGTTCTTGAGTACAGTGACTGCATAGCCAATGGAGCTTATTCTGTACACAGCAAGTGATACTAGTGTTCAGTCCCTGAAAACAAAAACATATTCTAAGAATTCTAACAGTTGCTCAATAGCCCTAGAGATAACTTTCAAGAAGACCCAGTATTCATTAATTCTTTGATTGTTTTCACCTCATGATTCAACTGTGAATTGTGATTACTGTTGTACAATCAGTGTTATGATGCATACacaaaggtataattatgtattaacTATGTAGCTACTATGATGACAGACTGCAAGTGTGTCTCtacacactatagctatatataactgTAGTTGCAAGGCTCATTCTCCCCCAGCATTATTCCTTTTCTTCTTATTGACAGCTACGTACATATGAACCTCTGTATTGAAGAACTCATCTACTTCACTCTTACTGGCCTCAACCTtcactggtggtgggttgGCTGGTTTCAGTTTCTGTTTTTTGTGatcaatgacatcatagtcACCAATTCCTTCATCGCTTGTAGTCACAGTATTGTAGTTAGGACCTAGTGAACTGTAGCTCGGTTCTATAGGAGCTGTGTCAGTGTAGCTCTCATTCACTTGTATTAAAACTCTGCATGttatagcatataattataggatgcAAAGTTAGCTTTGTTTTGTTGGAATTAAGCGCCTTTTCCTACAATCCACCCACGCAATAACTGTCCCTACTTCCAGTATAGCACCAAAAGTCCAATCACTGATCCTAGTGCACTGGTAGCTATTGTATCACTGAACGATGGACACTCAACGGCTAAACCTCGAACACATAACCCACTGTCAGTGATGTTCCCACAGCTCAACCTATTGTTGGTATCGACGTTACAGTTAATTTGTGGGCCAGTTGTATTCATTTCCTTCGCTGCTGCTCCTACAAAAATTGTTTTAATTTGCTGTGAATAAGTTTCTTACCTTGGCTTGGAAATCCTAGCTGAGAGCAAACATGTCCAGCTAGTGCTTGGTTGTAGCATATTGTACCCCATCGCTTGTTctgacacacctccactcgtccttGTTTTATGTTGGACCCACCCACTAGTCTTAGGGCTCCATCAGCACAGTTAGCTTAGTTTATGATTAGACTAAAAATCACGTTACCTGGAATGTATTTTACCCATCCTTGTCTGTTTTTTTCACTCAAATGACAGTGTTCCAATGTATTTGTTGGCTTACACTCTGCTAATGTATTCTCCCCACCAGCACAAGATTGGTTGAACATGAAGAACTTTCCCATAATGTCACCAAAGCCAATCATCCCTTTTATGGCTcctgaaataataattatattaccgTATAGTGTGCTCTGTAGCATACCTTGGTCACTGTAGCCTATAGCTGTCTGCATACAACATTCGCTTCAACACGCGACCACGATCTAGTACACAGAGTCCTCCAAATACTATCGATGCAGTACTGAACGTAGCTTCTATTGTCCGTTGTGTTATGTGACAGTTGAACATGTCCACTATTACAGCCTGCATGCCATGTTTCTGTATATCAGTCTCTATTATAGTGCATGTACTCACTTTGTGCTATTGCAGAGAGTTGTCCAACTAAAGCAATAGTGACTAGACCTAGTAGTGCTGAGATAATATTCGCCATGACTAATattcaagctataattatactcttgtgAATGTAAGCAGTAATTTTTAagtatagtctacatgtactgtgcacAAGCTATATAATGCTGCAAGTTGTTAATTTAGTAGTAATAATTACTTTCATGTGTTGCATTTGTCCGTCTTTTGTTGTCATAGTTAACCCACAAACACAACAGTTCTCTAAACTGAGTAGGCGTTGAATGAAAGTGAATGACTTGTAGACACAAGGTTTCTTATTCTCCATTTTAGCTGGACAGTATATACTAGGCAGTGTTCTATCACGCCTCGAAGAACGTACGACTCATTCCTCTGCCTGTGGAACTGCATGCACTATTATAGTTAGCATAAAATATAGGTGGGCAATAACTGATTTACACATTAGCTGCCGTTAGTGTTTCTCCTTCTAGCAATAGCACAACCAATTAGAGTAGGACCACTAGAACACCAATAACTGCTCCCGGTGCCACTGCAAATAGTGCTATCACAATGTTTAGTCGAGCCTGTGAATATTGTACAAATCCACTCTGAGACACTGCTCAATAATACGAAACAATTAAAATTGCTGGTCTGGTTTCTTCTAGTTCATTGGAACTGGGTACAAGTGCTCGGGCTGGAAGTGACTTGGCCCATCCAAGTTTTCACTGGATAGTAGTcccatggccatctgttagtgtgtgtaattagttttaatcagtcttgttttgttttcaGGGTGGCACCATCATCTGTCACTGTACAGTTGGCTTTTGGGTCAATAGAAGAGTTAGTACTATCCTAACATTTTGCATACAGTGCCTGCCAGCACTTCATTGTAACTGATGGATGCCCAATATCCCTGCATACAGACgtccactcgtccctctctgTTAGTGGAACCACCCACCAGTCTTATGTCTCCACCGTTACAGTtggctgtataattatctcatgCAGTATTAACTTTGATTTGCAAAAGTTAATGCTCTTACCTGGTTGATATCTTACCCATCCTGCACTCTTATTACATGTGCTGGTATGAATATTGCACTCTCCTATGTTACTTTCCTCTCCAGTACATCTGCCACTAAACATAAAGTAGGCTAGTGGTTGATCAGCTGCTGTTAGCATTGTACCACCTCCTATGTTAGCTCCTGAAGATGGTGATGGACTAATTCAAGGACATGTACAACAAACAGAACAAACGTACCTTGGTCGCTGAGTCCCAGTTAACTGCACACAACATTGGCCTCCACTCTCATCCAGCTTCCACCACCAGTACACAGCCAATGCCATTCTCCATCATGgcagtactgtacatactTTTCTTTCAGAAGGAAATATCCTGCTACTGATAGCTTTACAGCTCCATTATTACACACTGCACAATCATAGAGCATAAAATTACTTTATTACTGAAGCACTTACTTTGCCCGTCCGTGACTATTTGTCCAACTAGGACAATAGTGAGTAATACCAAGCAGATACTAGCCATGAGTATTCTGATACACTTGTGAATGCTAGCAGATCTATTAAGTACTGCGAAGAGGCTAACACTTGTCGACTTTATTATATAGTTACGTAGCAGTACGTACTTTCATGTGTTGCATTTGCCCGTCTTTTGTTGACATAGTTAACCCACAAACACAACAGTTTTTCAAACTAAGTACGCGTTGAATGAAAGTGAATGACTTGTATATACAAAGTTTCTTATTTCTCTTTATGGTGGTGTTTACTTTATCTCACACCCCTATATATATTGTGCCCTGAGGGCCATACattgtgagtggtgtgtgtactgtactgcagaGTGTTCTGAACAATTTTGCATGTGTAATGAATAAATGTCTACTCTTGGTAATGACAACCACAATGACAATTACTgtatagtgggttattttcgtatggtggaaatgttcGTATTTTTTGTCTTATCAGTAGAGCACCTCCGaaaaataaaattgcaaaattTTTCTGGCACAATAGGTttaacgtcactatcctgagctgtacgaaaatGAAAAAAGGGCAGTTTGTacgaaattttgcaccaaAATTACCTACTATACGGTAACATTTGTACAGTTTTCAGAGTAGGCATGATACGACTGCATGTAGTCATCACTAGATCCATTAGCCATTAAAGTGACGAACAACAGCAGTTGTAATTTCATTCTTCGTGGACATACAATGAATCTTTGAATACAGTGACTGCATGCAGAGCCAATATGTACACATGCGGCCTGATTGTataatgtatgtacacagCAAGCGATCTGTTTGTAGTGTTCAGTCCCTGAAAACACAATAACACATTCTAGGTATTCTAACAGTTGCTCAATAGCCCCACAGATAACTTTCAAGAAGACCCAGTATTCATTACAGTATATATTCCTTACCTTTGTGACTCAAAGATTCATTATGATTGATTGATTATTTTCACCTCATGATTCATCTGTGCATTGTGATTACTGTTGTACAATCAGTGTTATGATGCATACAAGGGTTTATGtattaaccataattatagctacttaTCTAAGTTGTCTGTATGATGACTGTGTCTCTACACACTATAGCTAATAGCATAACTGTTGTTGCAAGGTTTATTCTCCTCcaacattattatttttctcCTTTACTTATCAATAGCTGCGTACATATGCTCCTCTGCATTGTAGAACTCGTCATCACTCTTACTGGCTTCAACCTTCACTGATGGTGGGTTGGCTGGTTTTGGTTTGGGCCTGTTGTGATCAAAGACATCATAGTCATCAATTCCTTCATCGCTTGTGGTCACAGTATTGTAGTTAGGACCTAGTGAACTGTAGCTCGGTTCCATAGGAGCTGTGTCAGTGTAGCTCTCATTCACTTGTAATAAAACTCTGATATATGATAATAGGACAAGGTTAATTAGcaacttgtacatgtatgaatacCTTTGTTTTGGTGGACTTGAGAGCCTTTTCCTTGTGACAGTACAAGCCACCCACGCAATGACTGTCCCTACTTCTAGTAGTACAAGAAGTCCAATCACTGCTCCTAGTGCACTGGTAGCTATTGTCTCACTGAACGATGGACACTCAACAGCTAAACCTCGAGCACATAACCCACTGTCAGTGATGTTCCTACAGCTCAACCTATTGTTGGTGTCGATGTTACAGTTAATTTGTGGGCCAGTTGAACTCATTTCCTTCGCTGCTGCTCCTACAAAAATTGTTTTAGTTTGCTGCATGTGAATAAATTTCTTACCTTGGCTTGGAAATCCTAGCTGAGAGCAAACATGTCCAGCTAGTGCTTGGTTGTAGCACATTGTACCCCATCGCTTGTTctgacacacctccactcgtccttGTCTTATGTTGGATCTACCCACCAGTCGAAGAGATCCATCAGTGCAGTTGGCTAGTTTTATAGATTTAGTTGATAAGAAAAACAACTAAAAATCACGTTACCTGGAATGCATTTTACCCATCCTTGTCTGTTGTTTTCACTCGTGCGACAGTTTTCCAATGTGTTTGTTGGCTTACACTCTGCTAATGTATTCTCCCCACCAGCACAAGATTGACTGAACCTGAAGAACTTTCCCATATGAATGTCACCAAAGTCAGTCACCCCTTTTATGGCTcctgaaataataattatattaccaTAGTGTGCTCTGTAGCATACCTTGGTTACTGTAGCCTAGCTGTCTGCATACAACATTTGCTTCAACACGCGACCACGATCTAGTACACAGAGTCCTCCAAATACTATCGATGCAGTACTGAACGTAGCTTTTATTGTCCGTTGTGTTAAGTGACAGTTAAACATGTCCACTATTACAGCCTGAATGCCATGTTTCTGTATATCAGTCTctattatagtgcatgcatgtactcactTTGTGCTATTGCAGAGAGTTGTCCAACTAAAGCAATAGTGACTACACCTAGTAGTGCTGAGATAATATTCACCATGACTAattcaagctataattatacttttgtGAAATTAAGCAGTAATTTTTAAGTACTGTGCACAAGCTAATGCTGCAAGTTGTTAATTTAGTAGTAAATAATTACTTTCATGTGTTGCATTTGTCCGTCTTTTGTTGTCATAGTTcacccacaaacacaacaGTTCTCTGAACTGAGTAGGCGGTGAATGAAAGTGAATGACTTGTAGACACAAGGTTTCTTATTCTAGCTGGACAGTATACTAGACAGTGTTCTATCATGCCTCGAAGAACGTATGCAATAACATTCCTCTATATACCTGTGGAACtgcatgcattattatagttaGCATACTAAAATATAGGTGGGCAATAACTGATTTGCACATTAGCTGCCGTTAGTGTTTCTCCTCCTATAGCAACAACACCACAGCCAATCAGAGTGATTATTTGTAGGATCACTAGAACACCAATAACTGCTCCCAATGCCACTGTAATGGCGCTGGCATGATGGTTAGTCGAGCCTGTGAATGTACAAATATTCACCGTGACTCGACACTGCTCAATAtgctcaataataattataaggctgCACACATTTATATCCTcaaataaatacatgtactgaaacTGTAACATGCTCAAAAATAACTGTCAGTCCAACACGATATAATTCAAGGACTGTTTTcattataacataattatggctatatGAAATTGCAACAAGCATAACAAGTCTATACTAATTAATGAATAGCAACACGAATGAAAACTGTATATCACTCTGAAAATACTATTTTTTATGGTCAACTAGTGGAATCTATCAAATGTATTGTTGGAATTACATGTTTACCTATGGATTTATAGCGTTACTCTTTTTGAAGTATGCCAGGATGAATTATAACAAGCAAATAA
The Halichondria panicea chromosome 11, odHalPani1.1, whole genome shotgun sequence DNA segment above includes these coding regions:
- the LOC135344220 gene encoding lysyl oxidase homolog 2-like isoform X1 — protein: MGKFFRFSQSCAGGENTLAECKPTNTLENCRTSENNRQGWVKCIPANCTDGSLRLVGRSNIRQGRVEVCQNKRWGTMCYNQALAGHVCSQLGFPSQGAAAKEMSSTGPQINCNIDTNNRLSCRNITDSGLCARGLAVECPSFSETIATSALGAVIGLLVLLEVGTVIAWVACTVTRKRLSSPPKQRVLLQVNESYTDTAPMEPSYSSLGPNYNTVTTSDEGIDDYDVFDHNRPKPKPANPPSVKVEASKSDDEFYNAEEHMYAAIDK
- the LOC135344220 gene encoding lysyl oxidase homolog 2-like isoform X2, with the protein product MGKFFRFSQSCAGGENTLAECKPTNTLENCRTSENNRQGWVKCIPANCTDGSLRLVGRSNIRQGRVEVCQNKRWGTMCYNQALAGHVCSQLGFPSQAAKEMSSTGPQINCNIDTNNRLSCRNITDSGLCARGLAVECPSFSETIATSALGAVIGLLVLLEVGTVIAWVACTVTRKRLSSPPKQRVLLQVNESYTDTAPMEPSYSSLGPNYNTVTTSDEGIDDYDVFDHNRPKPKPANPPSVKVEASKSDDEFYNAEEHMYAAIDK